Proteins encoded by one window of Martelella endophytica:
- a CDS encoding TAT-variant-translocated molybdopterin oxidoreductase has protein sequence MTQGSDIFRKHLDGRSGKALWRGLEQLSATDEFNAFLTSEFPALQAIGDGITRRGLLKTMAASFALAGLTGREARADEDALPYVRAAANSEEPVLYATATRLSGYALPVLGQTVAGRPVKLEGNPDHPATGGATDVFLQAALLGLYDPDRSQAPREFGDPASWASFDAFLAEKRATLDPTAGAGLSILTGQITSPTMIRQLETLLARWPLARWHITEPVNEDNRILGAEAAFGRALMPQPDFSRAETIVSFSDDFLGPGPRQSVNARQWSQRRKAFRVGDGESRILVAEASPSLTGARADERLIAAEQRMPALLSALAARLGVVDEAPELIESESRWVDDAVLKVEARPERALVTVGAHHAPALHALAYRINQHLGAIGETLAFTEPIVVTPAGQRDLDSLIDDMDAGTVSTLIVLDCNPAYAGPPAFAEAMARVETSLHAGLYYDETAALCRWHLPIPHDLESWSDARAADGTASVLQPLVQPFYAVRSPHTLLANLMGEAETDARAMVMATWRERLAGDFDAQWNEALFAGFVDGTAAPTIAPTEAAGGPLAMPATENAALTLLIQPDPSVWDGRFGNNGWLQETPKPMTKLTWGNPILISPALAEHKGLAAGDVIRLRHGERTAEGPVWILPGQQAETLILALGYGHRSFGTLADGLGTNAYPLAAGGTMLSGITLEKTGVREKLASTQLHQAMEGHDFVRTVTAEASRQRAAKHEEKPVSFYPEKPKTSPAWGMSIDLDACIGCNACVVGCNAENNIPVVGKDLVAEGREMHWLRIDRYYEGPPEAPLSYFQPVPCMHCEDAPCEMGCPVNATVHSSDGLNVQVYNRCIGTRTCASYCPYKVRRFNWFDYTGDDPEQVRAMRNPQVTVRSRGVMEKCTYCVQRIETARIDADRENRSLRDGEVVTACQQACPTRAISFGDIADPDTEVSRRKAEARDYLLLEEVNTKPRTSFLARVEG, from the coding sequence GTGACGCAAGGATCCGATATCTTCCGCAAGCATCTCGACGGCCGTTCGGGCAAGGCGCTCTGGCGCGGGTTGGAGCAGCTTTCCGCGACAGACGAATTCAACGCTTTCCTGACGTCGGAATTCCCGGCGCTTCAGGCCATCGGCGACGGCATCACCCGCCGCGGGCTGTTGAAGACCATGGCCGCTTCCTTCGCCCTTGCTGGCCTTACGGGCCGCGAGGCCCGCGCCGACGAGGATGCGCTGCCCTATGTGCGCGCCGCCGCAAACAGCGAAGAGCCGGTGCTCTATGCGACCGCCACGCGTCTTTCCGGCTATGCGCTTCCAGTGCTCGGCCAGACGGTCGCGGGACGGCCGGTGAAGCTCGAGGGCAATCCCGATCATCCGGCCACCGGCGGCGCCACCGATGTCTTCCTGCAGGCAGCCCTCCTCGGCCTCTACGACCCCGACCGGTCGCAGGCACCCAGGGAATTCGGCGATCCGGCGAGTTGGGCTTCCTTCGACGCCTTTCTGGCGGAAAAACGCGCGACCCTCGACCCGACCGCGGGCGCGGGGCTCAGCATACTCACCGGTCAGATCACCTCCCCCACAATGATCCGTCAGCTGGAGACGCTGCTTGCCCGCTGGCCGCTGGCGCGCTGGCACATCACAGAGCCGGTCAACGAGGACAATCGCATTCTCGGCGCCGAGGCGGCCTTCGGCCGGGCACTGATGCCGCAGCCGGATTTCAGCCGCGCAGAAACCATCGTCTCGTTCTCGGATGATTTTCTGGGCCCCGGCCCGCGCCAATCGGTCAACGCCCGGCAATGGAGCCAACGGCGCAAGGCCTTTCGCGTCGGCGACGGCGAGAGCCGCATTCTTGTGGCCGAGGCAAGCCCGAGCCTTACCGGCGCCCGCGCCGACGAGCGGCTGATCGCCGCCGAACAGCGGATGCCGGCCCTGCTGTCGGCACTTGCGGCACGGCTTGGCGTCGTCGATGAGGCGCCGGAACTGATTGAAAGCGAAAGCCGCTGGGTCGACGACGCCGTGTTGAAGGTCGAAGCCCGGCCGGAACGCGCGCTGGTAACGGTCGGGGCGCATCACGCGCCGGCGCTGCATGCGCTTGCCTACCGGATCAACCAGCATCTCGGCGCAATCGGCGAGACGCTCGCCTTCACCGAACCCATCGTCGTAACGCCGGCTGGCCAGCGCGATCTCGACAGCCTGATCGATGACATGGACGCGGGCACGGTCTCGACCTTGATCGTGCTCGACTGCAACCCCGCCTATGCCGGGCCGCCCGCTTTCGCCGAGGCGATGGCCAGGGTCGAAACGTCGCTTCATGCCGGGCTCTACTACGATGAAACAGCCGCGCTCTGTCGCTGGCACCTGCCGATCCCCCACGATCTTGAAAGCTGGAGCGATGCGCGCGCGGCCGACGGCACGGCGAGCGTCCTGCAGCCGCTGGTGCAGCCCTTCTATGCCGTCCGCTCGCCGCATACGCTTCTTGCCAACCTGATGGGCGAAGCCGAGACGGATGCCCGCGCGATGGTGATGGCGACTTGGCGGGAACGGCTTGCGGGCGACTTCGACGCGCAATGGAATGAAGCCCTGTTTGCCGGTTTCGTTGACGGCACGGCGGCCCCGACGATTGCACCAACTGAAGCCGCGGGCGGGCCATTGGCGATGCCGGCCACAGAAAACGCCGCGCTCACACTGCTCATCCAGCCGGACCCGTCGGTCTGGGATGGCCGTTTCGGCAATAATGGCTGGCTTCAGGAAACGCCGAAGCCGATGACCAAGCTGACATGGGGCAATCCGATCCTCATCAGCCCAGCACTTGCTGAACATAAAGGCCTCGCCGCCGGCGACGTCATCCGGCTCCGCCATGGCGAGAGAACGGCGGAAGGCCCGGTCTGGATCCTGCCCGGCCAGCAGGCCGAAACGCTCATTCTCGCCCTCGGCTATGGCCACCGAAGCTTCGGCACGCTCGCCGATGGTCTGGGCACCAATGCCTATCCGCTGGCGGCGGGCGGCACCATGCTGAGCGGGATCACACTGGAGAAAACGGGCGTGCGCGAAAAGCTCGCCTCGACCCAGCTTCACCAGGCAATGGAGGGGCATGATTTCGTCAGGACCGTCACCGCCGAGGCATCGCGTCAGAGGGCCGCAAAGCACGAAGAAAAGCCGGTAAGCTTCTATCCGGAAAAGCCAAAAACCAGCCCGGCCTGGGGCATGTCGATCGATCTTGATGCCTGCATCGGCTGCAATGCCTGCGTCGTGGGCTGCAATGCGGAGAACAATATTCCGGTCGTCGGCAAGGACCTTGTGGCCGAGGGGCGTGAGATGCACTGGCTGCGCATCGACCGCTACTACGAAGGCCCGCCGGAGGCGCCGCTTTCCTATTTCCAGCCCGTGCCCTGCATGCATTGCGAGGATGCGCCCTGCGAGATGGGCTGTCCGGTCAATGCCACCGTCCACAGTTCCGACGGGCTTAACGTGCAGGTCTATAACCGCTGCATCGGCACCCGCACCTGCGCCTCCTACTGCCCCTACAAGGTGCGCCGCTTCAACTGGTTCGACTATACCGGCGACGACCCCGAACAGGTCCGCGCCATGCGCAATCCGCAGGTCACCGTCCGCTCGCGCGGCGTCATGGAGAAGTGCACCTACTGCGTCCAGCGGATCGAGACCGCGCGCATCGACGCCGATCGCGAAAATCGGTCGCTTCGCGATGGCGAGGTGGTTACGGCCTGCCAGCAGGCCTGCCCGACACGGGCGATCAGCTTCGGCGATATCGCCGATCCGGACACCGAGGTCAGCCGACGCAAGGCCGAGGCGCGCGACTACCTGCTGCTGGAAGAGGTCAACACCAAGCCGCGCACGTCCTTTCTCGCGCGGGTGGAGGGGTGA
- a CDS encoding cytochrome c3 family protein: protein MAQIFTASADAKLRLFAGAVALAILMAGALWWSAASSSYRTGVDWVSEQPVPFSHQHHAGELGIDCRYCHDTVETSAKAGLPPTETCMTCHSQIWTDAPMLAPVRKSLATGEPLEWNRVARVPDYVYFDHSIHVATGVPCKTCHGRVDLMPLMKQAKPFEMGWCLDCHRDPAPELRPPSEVTRMDWSGFDDDLAAHRDYGALVVEARGIEPDRLDDCNVCHR, encoded by the coding sequence GTGGCACAGATTTTCACCGCTTCAGCGGATGCGAAGCTTCGGCTTTTCGCCGGAGCGGTCGCGCTCGCCATCCTGATGGCGGGTGCCCTGTGGTGGTCGGCGGCCAGTTCCAGCTATCGCACCGGCGTCGACTGGGTCAGCGAACAGCCTGTGCCCTTCAGCCATCAACACCATGCCGGCGAACTCGGCATCGACTGTCGCTATTGCCACGACACGGTCGAGACGAGCGCGAAAGCCGGCCTGCCGCCGACCGAGACCTGCATGACCTGCCATTCGCAGATCTGGACCGATGCGCCGATGCTGGCTCCGGTGCGCAAGAGCCTCGCCACGGGAGAACCGCTTGAGTGGAACCGCGTCGCGCGGGTTCCCGACTATGTCTATTTCGATCACTCGATCCATGTGGCCACCGGCGTGCCTTGCAAGACCTGCCACGGACGGGTGGACCTGATGCCGCTGATGAAACAGGCAAAGCCGTTCGAGATGGGCTGGTGCCTCGATTGTCATCGCGATCCCGCCCCCGAACTGCGCCCCCCAAGCGAAGTCACCCGCATGGACTGGTCGGGCTTTGACGACGATCTCGCGGCGCATCGCGATTACGGCGCGCTCGTCGTCGAGGCACGCGGGATCGAGCCGGACCGTCTCGACGACTGCAATGTCTGTCACCGATGA
- a CDS encoding NAD(P)/FAD-dependent oxidoreductase, protein MTAISEDTSIAGSAETVGLDLPQVGGHRIVIVGGGFGGLACASKLGGAPVDVSLIDKRNHNLFQPLLYQIATAILSPADISEPLRRTLGKKRNIDVVMAEVVGIDAQRKAVLTRDGAPVEYDTLVIATGSVDNYLGHDEWKQHAPGLKTNRDARQVRETLLLAFERAELTLDPEERRKLLTFVIVGGGPTGVELAGAIAELGVFLLQRDFRNIAPKELNIILLEAGPGILSGFDEKLAQYALRRLEARGVDVRVNTPVEAIAAEEVTAGGEKIPTACVIWGAGVRATPVAEWLGVEPQRGGRVAVAPDLGAIGFEDIYVLGDAASVQGEGGPFPALAQVAKQQGQYLGRKLRLSAEGRHDDAPFRFRNRGITAVIGRNAAVFQSGRFKLTGRLAWWLWAIVHVYLLVNFEKRLLVSVQWIWTFLTGQRNARLIDDRS, encoded by the coding sequence ATGACCGCAATCAGCGAAGACACAAGCATTGCAGGTTCTGCCGAGACGGTCGGTCTAGATCTGCCACAGGTCGGCGGACATCGCATTGTCATTGTCGGCGGTGGCTTTGGCGGGTTGGCCTGTGCCTCGAAGCTTGGCGGCGCGCCGGTCGATGTGTCACTGATCGACAAGCGTAACCACAATCTGTTTCAGCCTTTGCTCTATCAGATCGCGACGGCCATCCTGTCGCCCGCCGATATTTCCGAGCCGCTGCGGCGAACGCTCGGGAAAAAGCGCAATATCGATGTGGTCATGGCCGAAGTCGTCGGCATCGATGCGCAGCGTAAGGCGGTGCTGACGCGTGACGGAGCGCCGGTGGAATACGACACGCTGGTGATCGCAACCGGCTCCGTCGACAACTATCTCGGCCATGACGAATGGAAGCAACATGCCCCCGGCCTCAAGACCAACCGCGATGCCCGGCAGGTGCGCGAGACGCTGCTTCTCGCCTTTGAGCGTGCCGAACTGACGCTCGATCCGGAAGAGCGCCGCAAGCTTTTGACCTTCGTGATCGTCGGCGGAGGCCCGACCGGAGTCGAGCTGGCTGGCGCCATCGCCGAACTGGGCGTTTTTCTGCTGCAGCGCGATTTCAGGAACATCGCCCCTAAGGAGCTGAACATCATCCTGCTGGAAGCCGGGCCGGGCATTCTTTCGGGATTCGATGAGAAGCTGGCGCAGTATGCGCTGAGGCGGCTTGAGGCGCGGGGCGTGGATGTCCGCGTCAACACACCGGTTGAGGCTATCGCTGCTGAAGAGGTTACTGCGGGCGGTGAGAAAATCCCGACGGCTTGCGTCATCTGGGGCGCGGGCGTCAGGGCAACGCCGGTGGCGGAATGGCTTGGCGTGGAGCCGCAGCGCGGTGGCCGGGTGGCGGTCGCGCCCGATCTTGGCGCCATTGGCTTCGAGGATATCTACGTTCTGGGCGATGCGGCGTCTGTTCAGGGCGAAGGTGGGCCGTTTCCGGCGCTGGCGCAGGTTGCCAAGCAGCAGGGTCAATATCTTGGAAGAAAGCTGCGACTTTCGGCCGAGGGCCGACATGATGATGCACCGTTCCGCTTCCGCAATCGCGGCATCACCGCCGTCATCGGCCGCAACGCGGCGGTGTTCCAGTCCGGCCGATTCAAGCTGACGGGTCGGCTTGCGTGGTGGCTATGGGCGATCGTGCATGTCTATCTGCTGGTGAACTTCGAGAAGCGCCTGCTTGTCAGCGTTCAGTGGATCTGGACCTTCCTCACAGGTCAGCGCAACGCACGCCTTATCGACGACAGATCATGA
- a CDS encoding PQQ-dependent sugar dehydrogenase → MTDFCPARKRILTLAASSALITLAACGDGGQIDPAEQIGADPTLPEPEHALLPSMKVAEVVGWEDGQTPQVPDDLTISAYATDLANPRTVHTLPNGDVLVIQARGPSGEPVTRPKDFIRGWIMSIAHGGGGGEQKESNLITLLRDTNRDGEVDERHDLLTGLNSPFGVAWADNTLYVAATDAILAYPYELGQDEITATPEVLTPLPGGPIDHHWTKDLALSPDGETLYASVGSNSNIVENGIEAEKGRAAIWQVDRETGAARIYASGLRNPNGLSFNPDTGELWTVVNERDELGPNLVPDYMTSVQEGAFYGWPWSYYGDHVDKRVHPQRPDMVEKAIAPDYALSSHVAPLGMAFSHGSALPDDYASGAFVGEHGSWNRTVFNGYKVVFVPFVNGEPAAAAVDVVTGFLDGDEAHGRPVGVGIDGTGALLVADDAGNTVWRIASDDGAIAPEPLGTDEMPEGSAAASTAASGGGEGITGAPAAGSSSGSVPESASETTDEAPSPSVDEQLTGQEPAESSETETPSQTEIVPATEPPGSVEASQ, encoded by the coding sequence ATGACTGATTTCTGCCCCGCCCGTAAACGCATACTCACTCTTGCCGCGAGCTCGGCGCTCATCACCCTTGCAGCCTGCGGCGATGGCGGCCAGATCGATCCGGCCGAGCAGATCGGCGCCGATCCCACCCTGCCCGAACCAGAACATGCGCTTCTGCCCAGCATGAAGGTAGCCGAGGTCGTCGGCTGGGAAGACGGCCAGACCCCACAGGTACCCGATGATCTGACGATCTCGGCCTATGCTACGGACCTCGCCAATCCGCGGACGGTCCACACCCTGCCGAACGGCGATGTCCTCGTCATTCAGGCGCGCGGCCCCTCCGGCGAACCGGTGACACGGCCGAAGGATTTCATCCGCGGCTGGATCATGTCGATCGCCCATGGCGGCGGTGGCGGCGAGCAGAAGGAAAGCAATCTCATCACGCTGCTGCGGGATACAAACCGCGACGGGGAGGTCGACGAACGCCATGACCTGCTGACCGGCCTGAACTCGCCTTTCGGCGTCGCCTGGGCAGACAATACGCTCTATGTCGCTGCAACCGACGCAATTCTGGCCTACCCTTATGAACTCGGACAGGACGAGATCACGGCGACTCCCGAGGTGCTGACGCCGCTGCCGGGCGGCCCGATCGACCATCACTGGACCAAGGACCTAGCATTGAGCCCGGACGGCGAAACGCTCTACGCCTCGGTCGGCTCGAACTCCAACATCGTCGAGAACGGTATCGAAGCCGAAAAGGGCCGCGCCGCGATCTGGCAGGTTGATCGGGAAACGGGTGCGGCCCGGATCTATGCCTCCGGCCTGCGCAACCCCAACGGCCTTTCGTTCAACCCCGACACCGGCGAGCTCTGGACCGTCGTCAACGAGCGCGACGAACTGGGGCCCAACCTCGTGCCGGATTACATGACTTCCGTCCAGGAAGGCGCCTTCTACGGCTGGCCATGGAGCTATTACGGCGATCATGTGGATAAGCGTGTGCATCCGCAACGGCCGGACATGGTGGAAAAGGCCATCGCTCCAGACTATGCGCTTTCGAGCCACGTGGCGCCGCTCGGCATGGCCTTCTCGCATGGCTCCGCCCTGCCGGATGACTATGCCTCCGGCGCTTTCGTCGGTGAGCACGGGAGCTGGAACCGTACGGTGTTCAACGGCTACAAGGTCGTCTTCGTGCCGTTCGTGAACGGTGAACCGGCGGCCGCTGCGGTGGACGTCGTCACCGGCTTCCTCGACGGAGACGAGGCTCATGGCCGCCCGGTCGGAGTCGGCATTGACGGCACTGGTGCGCTGCTCGTTGCCGATGACGCCGGAAATACCGTCTGGCGGATCGCATCCGACGATGGCGCGATCGCGCCGGAGCCGCTCGGCACAGACGAAATGCCGGAGGGCTCTGCAGCGGCCAGCACCGCGGCATCCGGCGGTGGCGAAGGCATAACCGGTGCACCGGCAGCAGGAAGCTCATCGGGTTCAGTTCCAGAGAGCGCGAGCGAAACGACCGACGAAGCGCCGTCACCTTCCGTTGACGAACAGCTCACCGGCCAGGAGCCGGCCGAAAGCAGCGAGACGGAAACGCCCTCCCAGACCGAGATCGTGCCGGCAACCGAGCCGCCCGGTAGTGTCGAGGCCAGCCAGTAG
- a CDS encoding catalase — MTRRTETLKQGTIADQKVLRGTGGEIHQTSGDGVERLTTAQGVPVADDQNSLKAGTRGPTLMEDQVFREKIFHFDHERIPERVVHARGFGAHGVFETYEPLTDITSADLFQRKGEKTEVFVRFSTVAGNKGSADVARDVRGFAVKFYTKEGNWDIVGNNIPVFFIQDAIKFPDLIHAAKQEPDRGFPQAQTAHDNFWDFISLTPESMNMALWIMSDRTIPRSFRFMEGFGVHTFRLVNAEGKSTFVKFHWKPKQGMQSVMWNEALKLNGADPDFHRRDLWNAIQMGDYPEWELGMQLFDEDFAEKFDFDVLDATKIIPEEEVPVRIVGKMTLNRVVDNFFAETEQVAFHTGNLVPGIDFTNDPLLQGRNFSYLDTQLSRLGSTNFTHLPVNAPRCPFHHFQQDGHMAFHNPTTRANYEPNSWGPETGGPREDPKGGFTSHPEEIEAPKGRYRSETFADHYSQARQFYLSQTDTEKSHIADAFTFELSKVETPAIRARMVAHLLNVDEALAEKVGTGLRLKTMPEPAESAMPVKDGLKLSPKLSIILNGPEGFVGRKLGVLLTDGVDIGLVKALKQAAEKAGAMIEFVAPMVGGVEASDGTWVEADQKVNGGPSVLYDAVAILASEEEIVTLMQESTAKDFVNDAFAHCKFIAYNAAVMSLFEKTGLASDLDDGCIKLSVADDAEDFIAACAKLRVWDREPKVKAA, encoded by the coding sequence ATGACGAGGCGGACCGAAACCCTCAAGCAGGGCACAATCGCGGACCAGAAGGTATTGCGCGGCACCGGCGGCGAAATCCACCAGACCAGCGGCGACGGCGTCGAAAGGCTGACCACTGCGCAGGGCGTGCCGGTCGCCGACGATCAGAATTCGCTGAAGGCGGGTACGCGTGGTCCGACGCTGATGGAGGATCAGGTCTTTCGCGAGAAAATCTTCCACTTCGATCATGAGCGCATTCCCGAGCGCGTGGTCCATGCTCGTGGCTTCGGTGCCCATGGCGTCTTCGAGACCTATGAGCCGCTTACCGATATCACCAGCGCTGATCTGTTCCAGCGCAAGGGCGAGAAGACCGAGGTCTTCGTGCGCTTCTCGACTGTGGCGGGTAACAAGGGCTCGGCCGATGTCGCCCGTGATGTGCGCGGCTTTGCAGTAAAATTCTATACCAAGGAAGGCAACTGGGACATCGTCGGCAATAATATTCCGGTTTTCTTCATTCAGGACGCGATCAAGTTTCCCGATCTCATTCACGCCGCCAAACAGGAGCCGGACCGCGGCTTTCCGCAGGCGCAGACCGCGCATGACAATTTCTGGGACTTCATATCGCTGACGCCGGAATCGATGAACATGGCGCTGTGGATCATGTCCGACCGCACCATTCCGCGCTCCTTCCGCTTCATGGAGGGCTTCGGCGTCCATACCTTCCGTCTCGTCAATGCCGAGGGCAAGTCGACCTTCGTCAAGTTCCACTGGAAGCCGAAGCAGGGGATGCAGTCGGTAATGTGGAACGAGGCACTGAAGCTCAACGGCGCGGACCCGGATTTCCATCGCCGCGATCTTTGGAACGCGATCCAGATGGGCGATTATCCCGAATGGGAGCTCGGCATGCAGCTCTTCGATGAGGACTTTGCCGAAAAGTTCGACTTCGATGTGCTCGACGCCACCAAGATCATCCCCGAGGAAGAGGTTCCGGTGCGCATCGTCGGCAAGATGACGCTGAACCGCGTGGTCGACAACTTCTTTGCCGAGACCGAGCAGGTCGCCTTCCACACCGGCAATCTGGTGCCCGGCATCGATTTTACCAACGACCCGCTGCTGCAGGGGCGCAACTTCTCCTATCTCGACACCCAGCTGAGCCGCCTCGGCTCGACCAACTTCACCCACCTGCCGGTCAATGCGCCGCGCTGTCCCTTCCACCATTTCCAGCAGGATGGCCACATGGCCTTCCATAACCCGACGACGCGGGCGAACTACGAGCCCAACTCCTGGGGACCGGAAACCGGCGGACCGCGCGAGGATCCGAAGGGCGGCTTCACCTCGCATCCGGAAGAGATCGAGGCGCCGAAGGGCCGCTACCGTTCGGAAACCTTCGCCGATCACTACAGCCAGGCGCGGCAGTTCTACCTGTCGCAGACAGACACGGAGAAGAGCCACATCGCCGATGCCTTCACCTTCGAGCTGTCCAAGGTCGAAACACCGGCTATCCGCGCGCGCATGGTCGCCCATCTGCTGAACGTCGACGAGGCGCTGGCCGAAAAGGTCGGGACGGGGCTGAGGCTCAAGACCATGCCGGAGCCGGCGGAAAGCGCGATGCCTGTGAAGGACGGGTTGAAGCTCTCGCCGAAGCTTTCGATCATTCTCAACGGTCCGGAGGGCTTCGTCGGCCGCAAGCTTGGCGTGCTTCTGACCGATGGCGTTGATATCGGCCTCGTCAAGGCGTTGAAGCAGGCCGCGGAGAAGGCTGGCGCGATGATCGAATTCGTCGCCCCGATGGTCGGCGGCGTCGAAGCGAGCGACGGCACCTGGGTTGAGGCAGACCAGAAGGTCAACGGCGGTCCGTCGGTGCTCTATGATGCCGTGGCGATCCTCGCGAGCGAGGAAGAGATCGTTACGCTGATGCAGGAATCGACGGCAAAGGACTTCGTCAACGACGCCTTCGCCCATTGCAAGTTCATCGCCTACAATGCGGCCGTCATGTCGCTGTTCGAAAAGACCGGGCTTGCATCGGACCTGGACGATGGCTGCATAAAACTCTCCGTGGCGGATGATGCCGAGGACTTCATCGCCGCCTGCGCCAAGCTGCGCGTCTGGGACCGCGAGCCCAAGGTCAAGGCAGCCTGA
- a CDS encoding DUF2231 domain-containing protein, whose amino-acid sequence MHTQPNSIGRYPYRTIFVPFPLVAFTFALVTDILYWQTSVLMWQNFSAWLLLGGLVFGALAILAGLGDVLRANARHYRPGWAETIGFAVILILGLVNSFVHAGDGWTAVVPGGLILSALTFIAIIATLWLAAVSPLSQEWRILHD is encoded by the coding sequence ATGCACACGCAACCGAACTCGATCGGCAGATATCCCTACCGCACCATCTTTGTTCCCTTTCCGCTGGTAGCGTTTACCTTTGCGCTGGTGACGGACATCCTCTACTGGCAGACGTCCGTTCTGATGTGGCAGAATTTTTCGGCCTGGCTGCTCCTGGGCGGTCTGGTTTTTGGCGCACTGGCGATCCTGGCCGGCCTTGGCGACGTTCTGCGCGCCAATGCCCGGCATTACAGGCCGGGCTGGGCCGAAACCATCGGTTTTGCCGTCATCCTCATTCTCGGTCTGGTCAACAGCTTCGTCCACGCAGGCGATGGCTGGACGGCTGTCGTGCCGGGAGGCCTGATCCTCTCCGCCCTCACCTTCATCGCGATCATTGCCACGCTCTGGCTTGCCGCCGTCAGCCCGCTTTCCCAAGAATGGAGAATCCTCCATGACTGA
- a CDS encoding carboxypeptidase regulatory-like domain-containing protein, with product MRPALALLVTLIAATGCVTAPEPKTAFNADEAAFVHAEGRNTITGQAFLRRNDGVVVYAAGSDVHLIPKTAYSTERMDGIYRGAKINTYIQSPPMPDGYLAAMRDTRADGEGRFAFAGVADGSYYIVTTVEWLVGYTPQGGNLMEEVSVKGGETRDIIMTGR from the coding sequence ATGAGACCGGCACTTGCGCTTCTGGTGACGCTGATCGCCGCGACCGGCTGCGTAACGGCTCCAGAGCCGAAAACGGCCTTCAATGCGGATGAGGCGGCCTTCGTTCACGCCGAGGGCCGCAACACGATTACCGGACAGGCGTTCCTTCGACGCAATGACGGCGTCGTCGTTTATGCCGCCGGCTCCGACGTTCATCTGATCCCGAAGACCGCCTATTCCACCGAACGGATGGACGGCATCTATCGCGGTGCCAAGATCAATACCTACATCCAGTCGCCTCCAATGCCTGACGGTTATCTTGCCGCCATGCGCGACACCCGTGCCGATGGCGAAGGCCGTTTCGCATTCGCCGGCGTGGCCGATGGCAGCTACTACATCGTGACCACGGTGGAATGGCTGGTCGGCTACACGCCCCAGGGCGGCAATCTGATGGAAGAGGTTTCGGTGAAGGGCGGCGAGACGCGCGACATCATCATGACGGGGCGCTAG